A region of the Mus caroli chromosome 7, CAROLI_EIJ_v1.1, whole genome shotgun sequence genome:
CCCACCCCGGAGGTACAAATCTAGTCTCTCGGTCCTAGGCAAGGTGGTCTATAAATGATGCCAGTTTATAATAAAATGGAGCTGACAGGTGACCCATGGTTGTGACCAGCAGACGCTGTAATCTGATCTCTCTCAATCCCCGCTtaggagggacccatggcccaGGCCCTTCTCCTACAACGTGCTGCTCTATACGGTAACCTGTTTGCTtgctgtttattttcatttcacaatCACAGCCTCTATGCACGGGCACATGGGCTCAGGAATTCCCAAAAGGCATGATTCCACACCCACATGTGACTGGAATAATTCAAATATCAAAATAGTTGCTGTTTGTCCTGTTGCAACCTAGAAAGGGTGGAGCTCACCTACATGCCCCTATGTGATAACGTGCGATAACATGTGATAACGTACCCTGTGTTGGGAGAcggcacaagcacatacacacacaattcataGTGCACATCTACACAAATCCATCTCCCTTGGTAAGGTTCTTCACTTGCAAAACATAAGCAGCAAACCTCATCTTTGGCAGTCAGGCACAGTGGCGTCtgcaatcccagaatttgggagacaTGCAGAAGCCTCccgagtttgagaccaacctggacaTTTAGTGAAACTCCATATCCAAAACATAACCAAAATCTAAAAAGACTCTCATCTTTGTAGGTTTATACAGAACTTTTGCAGCAGCTGAGGCAATGCTGGCATTTAGTGTGATCTATGGCAGCAGTGGCCTTAAGGTTTGGGAGTGGCGCATGCCCTGGAGTTAGAGAGAGTATGTATCTCATCTCTGGGGACAGTCCATGCtataatcagattttttttttaagttaacattaaagctgggcatggtggtgcacgcctttagtgcTGGCACTCTGGAGCCTGAGCCGGAAGAATCTCTgagtttccaggccagccagggctttatGGAgagaccctattttaaaaaaatggaaaaaggaagacgAGGAAGACTGGTTATGACTGAGTCTGGggtggtgagatagctcagcaggtgcAGCTCATCTTCCCGAGCCTGGAGATCCGCGcttcatccctgggacccacgttaaagccaggagagaactgaccccacaaatccgtcctctgacctctgcacacacccCAGAACACACCATGCATAccccagatggctcagcagatgaagaTGCCTGCCAGCAGGTCTGATGGTCAGAGTTCAACCCCTCAGACCCATATgttgtctgtcctctgacctccacatacgtgcgcccccaccccaaacacacacactcaggagggATGTGTTCAGAGACTACAGTTCTGTCCTCTGTAGGAGTTCATGGTCATTTCTTGTCAATACTGGGTGAGAAGGCTGAGAAGGTAGGCTCAGTTCTGGGCCTTCCCAAGTGATAGTCCCAATACCCTGATGTGAGGGCTCACTTGGCCTCCTTCTACTAAGCTAAACCACCATTCATCTCCTCCCTCAGAACATCCTTTATGGAGTATAACCCACTAGTACGGCCACCATTACCTTCAGAAGAGTCAAAGACCTACAGGACCTGCCCTGTCATTTCCTGGTATTTCCGCGTCACCTCCTGTGCTTTCCGGGTCAGGTGGGTAAGGATGTGATGGAGGCTGCAGAAGTGCAGGTGAAACTGGGCTTCTAGGTCCAGCTCCTCCGAGATCCTGTCTTCTTCGGCCTCCTCGGTTTCAGCAGCGTCGTTCTCAGCCTCGCTGGCTTCGTTGCCAGCCACCTTGGCCTGCCATTCCTCCCTTGGCAGCAGCCCGTGGTCCACTTCTACACAGATGCTCTTGAGCATGGTGAAGTAGGTATAGAGATCAGGGGCTCCGTCCTGGACCGAGCCCCCAGGCCCACTCAGGTGCACATCCCTCAGAAGGCTGGGGATCATCACCACCTGCTCCATGTTCCGCACCACCGCCGAATACCGATCCATGACCGTCAGCAGGCAGTTCTTGGGATAGCGTTTCGTTAGCACTTGCATGGTTGCTTCCTTCCTCAGAGTCCGGCAGACTGCCCCAGCGCTATTTCTAGGCTTTTGAGCAGACAGCAGATTGACAGGATGCCAAAGCCCAACCATTGGAGCAACACAGTCCCGTTTTGAGCCAATCCCAGCGTTTGGTCCCCAGTGTCTGTATCAGGTGATCCATCTACCCCAGGGACAAACCTGCCAGGCTTCTGCTTGCCATGACTGCCTCAGCGGGAGGCCAACTCTTCCTTCAGCGGCTCACCCAGCCAGCTAGAGGAAAGCTGTGTCCCCTTGGCACCCAGTACATTTGACTGCAGGCAATCAATAGTTCTTTTAGGCTACCCGAAGCCACATTACCTCGTTGCTGCCTGCTTCCCTCCTAACGCACACAGCTCACTTCTTCAATCTGGGTACCTGGCTGTGAAATGAACAGAGGAACAGTATCCTGAATTGGAACAGCTCTGTACAGGACAAAGAGCCCCGAAGCCAGGGCTGGAAGTCCAGTCATAATGGGTATTGTCATGTTCAAGTCCCAACAGTCCTTTTTACAGGAGTGCCTTTCCATCAAGCAATCTGTGAACAGAACTGTTGGCGGGACACAGTAGCCTAGGATAACCTATAACAGCCAGTAAAGACTTGGCATCAAATTGTTTCCTAAATTAAACTGGAAAAGAGCATTCAAAATGGACTATTCAAAATCGACATGTTAAAGAAGCTTCCAGCTGTGATGCcaacacactcaggaggctgaggcagtgggATTACCACCatttggaggccaacctggtcttcataatgagttccaagccagcctaggTTTCAAAGTAAAATGTCTCagagaaaaccaaaactaaaaccaaaatcaATTAAGGCACcagaagatgtagctcagtggtgggtGGGATTCACGACATGTAAGGGGCTCTGTACTTGATCTcatcaaaataaataactaactaaataactaaataaggTTTTTGGCTGATTGgtttttaaatatcttattttctatatgtgaatattttgccagtctgtatgtctgtgcacctcgtgtgcctggtgcctgcagagatcaggaaaggggaagggagttTACAGATGTTAcaagacaccatgtgggtgcaggtcCTATGTGAGAGCAAAAAGTGCCCTTTTGATTGGTGTTCTATTGATCCACTGCTAGCCCTGTATCGTGCTTTTTTACATTTTCTGGGAAGAGATTCTCCCAGTGCTCACTCTGAGCAGTGCATCCAGCCTAAGGCCATGAGGCAGGACACGGGTGCCACTCACAAACTGAGAGGTTTGGAACTCTCCAGAGGAAGTCCTTTCCAGCCCTGGTTGTGTAACTCCCTTTGAATCCACACTCAAGCCCCTAAGGGCATTACTCTCTGCCTTAGTGCCCAAGCCCAGGGCCACCAAGTGAGAACTGGCAAACAAAGTGTTCTGTTGCGGTCAGGTCTGGGAGGGCTGACTCCAGCGTGCCATGGACAATAGCCAGAAAGGCCCCGGAGCCTCTGCAacagctgcctgctgcctctgaCCCAGAGGCCAGGTCAATCCTGGACCTCTTCTGCTGCAGTCAGAAAACTCAGGGGCTGTCATTTGTTAAGGCCTCTGCACATTAGATCCAAGGGCAGGGGCTCCCCAAGTACCCGGCCCTTCTGGCTTACAGgcttgctgttgttgctgctgttgctgctgtttgagtttttgtttggtCTGGCTTtttgagccctggctgtctcgtAACTtgttctggagaccaggctgaccttgaacacagagatctacttccctctgcctcctgagagaggggagtaaaggtgtgcccaccactgcccagtgtgcTAAACACATGGGAGCCAAAGGTATAACTAAGAGGTGTCTGTACCACCAGGTCCCGGCCAGCAGACTCCTGCCAGGATGCACTCCAGGTCTCCATGGCAGACAGAAAGCCTGGGATAGAATGGGACCAGCCTATGTGGCGTGTCAGAAGGTAGactgagctgggggaggggctatCTCAGTTGGTAATGTTCTTGCTGCATGCTGCATGCTGCATGCGGACCTGGGTGTGCtcgccagcacccacataaaaagctgggtgtaaTAGTCTATGTTTGTGATCCTAGCACTGAACACCTGGAAACAAGAAGGTTCCTGGAGCTATCGGAttggccagcctagctgaatcagtgatCCCCAGGTCCCAGAGAGAGTCTCTATCTCAAATACGGGGAGGGGATGGTTCCTGAAGACTGAAGTGAaaggttgacctttgacctttgcatgcatgcacacaggcacagaaaGAGAGATAGTAGTCCTAAGTTTGGATTCAGGAAAACTCTAGGattagagaaagaagagaggcaggaaagggaaaCA
Encoded here:
- the Thrsp gene encoding thyroid hormone-inducible hepatic protein, whose translation is MQVLTKRYPKNCLLTVMDRYSAVVRNMEQVVMIPSLLRDVHLSGPGGSVQDGAPDLYTYFTMLKSICVEVDHGLLPREEWQAKVAGNEASEAENDAAETEEAEEDRISEELDLEAQFHLHFCSLHHILTHLTRKAQEVTRKYQEMTGQVL